The DNA region ATTAatcgtaatatatttataaataaaatctaattttgaatttagaaaatagGATATCTAAAAATTGCTCGAATagataaaaagataaaagtaaaaatgtttacaaagAAAACACGTTTGGAAAGTTTGCGTGTAAGAGcgagaaattttaatacactttTAACCAAAATTCACTTGAGACACTGAACCTGTTCTTTTTCCCATGTTGTTCCAATACACGACCAGATAATTTACTCTCGCGATGACATTTTACGAATCGCCAACACAAAGAAATCCAGTTCAAGGGCTTCAAGGTTTTGTAGctctgtttttatattaaaagtgacTCCAAATTTCTCTCTGGGTTTAATTAAAGTTCACGTACAGATtcttatgtaattattattatatcagcttgatgttaattaaaataacagtgGAGGTggcagataaatatttattttattattaatatttcatatatacgtaaataaataaagtattcgtaaaacatttattcagtGACGCCGATTTGTTTCCTGAGTGAATCCATCAACTGAGACAGCTGCAACGTTTCCTTATGTGGTAGTTTCTCGCTTTCCAGTCTACCAGAACCAATACATTTCCTCACCTCCTCGGCTTCGTAAGCTAAACCGGCGctgttaaaatagttaaactTCTCTAAAAAAAACATCATTAAATGCAATCACTTTCAGAAATCAAATGCACTTACTTTTATTCTCAATCAAAGGGAAATTAATGGTCTGTCCGTTTTTAATGATCTGTGTAGGACACCAGAAGTTAGGTATTCTAACGCTGCCTTTGGTACCAGAAATCACAGCCTCATTTTGCGCTTGCACAATTGCTGTAGCTGTGACTGTCGCAGTTTTTCCTTCGGGATACAATATTATGGCATTTGCGACGGAATCGGTTCCTTGAGAATTCAGGTGTCCTCCAGCTAAAACTTTGCTCGGCTGCAAACCTCGATAAACAAATTGTTGCAACTGCAGCACGTAAACTCCAAGGTCTAAAGTTGCACCACCACCCAAGTTTTTAGCAGTTAGCCTCTCAATGTTTTGCAATGGAAATCCAAAATTTACTGACACCTGATAGATTGTACCAAGTTCTCCCGagtccaatattttttttagttcgTCATAAACTGGAAAACACCTTGACCAAATTGCTTCC from Aethina tumida isolate Nest 87 chromosome 1, icAetTumi1.1, whole genome shotgun sequence includes:
- the LOC109599316 gene encoding trans-1,2-dihydrobenzene-1,2-diol dehydrogenase-like, with product MALKWGIAASGKISQDFVTAVSALPKLDHQVVAIAARSQSSADKFAKEHNVPVAYEGYEKLAKDVNVQVVYIGVLNPQHYEVTKLMLENGKHVLCEKPFTLNEQQTRELLDLAKQKNLFLMEAIWSRCFPVYDELKKILDSGELGTIYQVSVNFGFPLQNIERLTAKNLGGGATLDLGVYVLQLQQFVYRGLQPSKVLAGGHLNSQGTDSVANAIILYPEGKTATVTATAIVQAQNEAVISGTKGSVRIPNFWCPTQIIKNGQTINFPLIENKKKFNYFNSAGLAYEAEEVRKCIGSGRLESEKLPHKETLQLSQLMDSLRKQIGVTE